Genomic segment of Hirundo rustica isolate bHirRus1 chromosome 6, bHirRus1.pri.v3, whole genome shotgun sequence:
ATTTCCTGGGCAGTTCAGTCCTCCCTGTGACCCTGAGCTGTCCAGGCAGTGGGGTGTTTTAGTGAGATTTCAAGGCTGGGGCTAACAGTCCTCACTGTGACTGAAGTCCCTCTTATCTCTGGGAGCTCGATCAGGCACCAGGGCTTGGGGAGACAGGAGGATAGATAAGGAGGCATTGGAAGGTATGTAGGCGAAAGTGGGAGAATCTCACTCTTCTGAATTAGTCCACGCATCATGAAGAACTGTATTGTTTTTAATATCAAGGGTGTCAGATATGGATTTGTGATCCTGATACCGCATAATCCAttctctcccctctgctgtgctttgtCAGGAACAGTTTTGTTCATTTGCAGTCTGTGTTCACgctttccttcctgttttgCTGTCTTTATAGATTTTTATCTGGAagttgaaaatgttttttgttgATATTGGGAAGATTGCACCCGCTTTTGGAAATAGGCAAGCGACACAACATGATGATAAAATAGCCATTTGAGATGCATTTATTACTGCTGATAACACAATAATGTTGTCTGGAATATTTACAGTTCAGAGAGGGAGGTGGATCTCCTCAAGTGTTCAGGAGCCAGTTCATCTCTTTGAACTGCTGTCATCTGAAGTTCAGGCATCTTGCTCTAAACTGCCTGACTGGGCACTCTCTTGAGACAGCAGAGAGAGGTGTGAAGGGACATAATCCCGTCTGGAGATGTAGGTCTTTTGTGTCAGCATGGGGTGGGACAGGAAGGATCATTCCCTGGAAATGAGTGTCTCTTTCCTCTGACTACAAAGGGAACCTGGGAGACTTTGTTTGACTTGCTGCCCAAGATTTGGGTAGTTACAGTAGGGGAAATGAATCCCAGGCCTGCTCATTTGGCAGTACAAACCTCAATGAAAGTTAGTGGGAGTTAAGGCTTTTGAACCTTCCAAGTGCTGTAGATAATGCCACTATTAAGTTTGATGTTTCCTGTGAGATACTTGCCTGTGTCTGGACTCACAAATGTGATTTGGCAGTTAAGCCTGACATCAAATTCTTCCAGAGGCCTGTTATGAAGGAAGGAGAATAGTGTGATCCATGATAATGTGAAGGGATCAGAATCCAATTTTAAGTGGTACAAGCCCTACAGCAGTGTTGTCTGGAAGTAATAGAAGGTATTATTGGGCAGTGATATGCCAAATCTATGTGCTACATTGATCAGCTCCATTGTTTTTGTATGGTATTTTGGGTTAGAGATTACTTTCATTTTAGaagatatttgaaaatatatcaATTTTTTAGGGATGCAAAGGGAATGTTGGTGGATACATGCATTTTGCTCTGTCTTCTGGGTTTTATGAGAACAGCTTTTCTTAAATGTGGCATTTTTGTAGGTTTCTGTGACCATTTAAAAACATGATTATTGATGTAAAATGTGACTGTCCAGATGGCAAAGAAGAGGTTAGTGATAAATGGCCTTTGGCACTTTACGAAGCATGAGTCTTCTGCCCTATTTGAGTTGATATCTTTACCTTCTAACATGGATGCCCTGTGCATCAAAATCTTGGGGGAGCCCTAGGACCCTTCTGCAGACTCTGCAGCCTATTAGGAGGGGCTCTTTGTGGGGGTGATTTGGCCACTAAGGTACTCCTTGATTTATAACTGAATTACGTCCTACAAATGGACTTAATTTGGAGACTGCTCACTAGCTTTAAATGGTACTTTTTGTGTTGCTAGACTGCTTgacttgtttttttccctgggttcTGAGGCAGGAGGGTCCTTAGGTTTGACAGCTTGTGCTGAGTTGaagtgctgtgtgctggggaTCACTATGGCATCACTAGGTGAGTGGCAGCCAAGCACTCAGTTCTCCTATTGCACATGCTATAGGTCATGAATGAgctcttttatatatatatgtatatatatgtgtgtgtgtatacatgcACACTTTTCTTCTGTATTACTTTTCTAGCAATTGATCTTCATCTGCAGGGCATGTCAATGCTGCAGTTTGTTAGAGTCCCTGCTAAATACCTTCTTCAAAGTGGCAGAGAGACAACCCATACATCTGTACCAGTACTCTTCAGTGGTGAGACACTGAAGTGCATTTGGGTAAATGTTgcatcttccttctctctcatgcttccctcccccttctctgttttgtttgtttcaggttCTCGGCTTTTTTGGATCTACAGAGTGGAAGTTGCATCTTGTGTATGGCGTGGTTAAGCTTGCAGCCTGTCACCTCGGCCTTCCTCCATTTTGGGCTGGTTACTTTTGTGCTGTTTTTGCATGGTTTGCAGGTGAATGCTGGCCTGACGGGAGACTCAACCAGTACAGTACAAAACAGCTCGTGTTCAGGATCTTTTGACTGCAAGGAGGGTGTTATCCTGCCGATATGGTACCCAGAAAACCCATCTCTTGGGGACAAAATTGCCCGTGTTATTGTATACTTTGTAGCGCTGATCTACATGTTCCTTGGAGTCTCCATCATTGCAGATCGTTTCATGGCATCTATAGAGGTCATTACAtcacaggagaaagaaataacaaTTAAGAAACCCAATGGAGAGACCACAACGACCACCATTCGTATTTGGAATGAAACTGTTTCCAACTTGACCCTCATGGCTCTAggctcctctgctcctgagATCCTCTTGTCTCTGATAGAAGTGTGTGGGCATGGATTCATAGCTGGAGACCTGGGGCCATCTACAATTGTTGGCAGCGCTGCTTTCAATATGTTTATCATCATTGCCATCTGTGTCTATGTGATCCCTGATGGGGAAACCAGGAAGATAAAACACCTGAGGGTTTTCTTTGTCACAGCTGCATGGAGCATCTTTGCTTACATCTGGTTGTACATGATCCTTGCTGTCTTCTCTCCAGGTGTGGTTCAGGTTTGGGAAGGCCTGCTTacgcttttcttttttccactttgtgtTGTCCTGGCTTGGATAGCAGACAGACGTCTGCTTTTCTATAAGTATATGCACAAAAAGTACCGTACTGATAAGCACAGGGGCATTATCATAGAATCAGAAGGTGATCACCCTAAGGGAATTGAGATGGATGGCAAAATGATGAACTCTCACTTTCTAGATGGGAACTTAGTGACTGCGGAGGGGAAGGAGGTAGATGAATCTCGCAAAGAGATGATCCGGATCCTAAAGGACCTGAAGCAAAAGCACCCAGAAAAGGACTTGGACCAGCTGGTGGAGATGGCCAACTACTATGCCTTGTCTCATCAGCAGAAGAGCAGAGCCTTTTATCGCATTCAAGCAACCAGAATGATGACGGGAGCTGGCAATATTCTGAAGAAGCATGCAGCTGAGCAAGCCAAGAGAACCACTAGCTTGCATGAGGTACGGCCAGAGGAACCTGAGGAATTCATctccaaaatttattttgaccCATGCTCCTACCAATGTCTTGAGAACTGTGGTGCCGTTCTCCTGACAGTGGTGCGGAAAGGAGGGGACATGTCCAAGACCATCTATGTGGACTATAAAACAGAGGATGGCTCTGCCAATGCTGGTGCTGACTATGAGTTCACAGAGGGGACAGTTGTCTTGAAATCTGGGGAAACCCAGAAGGAATTCTCGGTGGGAATTATTGATGATGACATATTTGAGGAAGATGAGCATTTCTTTGTGCGGCTCAGTAACCTCCGTGTGGTGGAGAGTGAGGAACCTCCAGAGCTCAGTAACTCCCCATACCCAAAGGCCATATTGGCTTCTCCTTGTGTGGCCACAGTGACTATCCTGGATGATGACCATGCTGGTATCTTCACATTTGAGTGTGACATTATACATGTCAGTGAGAGCATTGGTGTGATGGAAGTCAAAGTCCTAAGGACATCAGGCGCGCGGGGTACAGTCATAGTGCCATTTAGGACAGTAGAAGGGACAGCGAAAGGAGGTGGAGAAGACTTTGAAGACACTTACGGGGAGTTGGAGTTCAAGAATGATGAAACTGTGTAAGTACCCCATTCATTTCCGTTCTCGGGTCTAGCTGTGGTATTTAACCCCACATTTTGAGTCCATTACAGGTGAATGCTGACAAGGGACAGGCTCCTTTCTTCAGCTTTCCATCAGTTTCCCTACTTACCTCTTTCAGGCAAGAGCCGACAGCAGGATTTAAGAGCTCAAAGCTCttgtcccttccctcttgggAATGACAAATTGAGGCTTAGAAATACTGGGGGCCAGGGGATAGGAAGAAAATGTATCATTCTCTGAGGTCCTGTACTAGAGCTAAGGGTTAATGGAGAGTTAAGGGAGAGAGGGTAGGAAAAAGATGAGGTTTTACTTGGCTGGGCAAATATGGGAAAGCCTCTTTCTGAACACCAAACATAGGGAACACAGGACTTTGTTGCAATCCCTAGATTAAAGGTTCATAACAATTATTCCTAGGCATGTAAGAGCTGCTCAGTAGTcctggggttttattttcacaggAGCAATACTTCATACCTATGTCCCTAGGCTTGCCTGTGCAACTGGCAGGTCTGTGTGGCAGCTaatgcacagcacaggcacagtgGCAAAGCCATTCTGCTGGACCTGAAATCCCTGCAGCCTTTATGACTCTATGGTCTACCTGTATTCCCTACATCACCTTCTCTCTGATCTCTGTACGTCTGTTCATTTGCTACCTGTGGATTTTCCCTTTATAAAATACCGTGGCAAATGGCAATAATGGTCTAAAGCATTGCAGATCACACAGCCTGCCCATGTGGCTCCATGACCCAGTGTTTTCATACAGAATAAAGAAGGGAAGAGCACCCATCCCATtagttcagctttttttttttttgcatgctaAGTAGTTGATGCTAAGCTAGGAAGTAATAAAGACCAGAGAGGTGATAATGTCTAATTTCTCTAATTACCTGTTGTTAACGTTAGTgaggaatgagaaaaatcaCTTAGCCGAGTAGGGAGAATGACAGAGGTGTGAGCCTGGTGCTAAAACTCCTGAGTACAAAGAGCCTAGTTCCTTTTGCTAAAACCTAATCACTTGACCTATCACAGGAAGAATTGTGCAGGCTTGCGTCTGAcatcagagaaaggaaatatttgtacTAAGCCTCACAATACTGTGCCCAGAAGGATGTTAATATATTAAATTCTGTGAAGGAGGGATGTCCTAATTTGATAGGACCTTCTGTCTTAGCCCACTAAACCATTTAATCCAGCTAATATCCACAGTCTTGATGCTTGATTATAAGGATGTGCTCTTCCTCGTAAAGGAAGAGAAGCTCCTGTTGGCTGGCTTCAGCCACTGTCAGAGCTGGAAGGGGATCAGCTGTCCTGATCTGGCCTTTTTTGGGAAGATGGGCCATTCAGGTCAGTCTCCTTAACTGAGCTGCAAGCTGATTTCTGtggagaaggtgaagaaggatgTTAGGTTTGTGGCTACAGTCTCCTGTGAGCAGGCTACCTAAAATACAATGGGTACTACTTTGCTTCAACCAGGTCTTGAAGCCAAGAGACTTTCCTTTCTTAAAGAAGACCCATCAATAAAAGGCCAGCGGATTTGGGGATCCAGAGAGTACTCTGAGCTATACTCCCTTTCTCTCATGTGCTGGCTAATGGAAGActtctttttgtctttgaaaagtGTGATAGAAGGTCAGAGCACACCTATATAGTTGTTTCACTTGGGTTAAACCAAGTGAATCCTTGTGGCACAGactctaattaaaaaaaaaaaaaataaaggcagtcCAGGAAACAAGTATTTATAGGTTGCTTAAAGCTGTAGTTTTTGACCCAGCAATGGCCTAGAACAGACAAGACATTTGTAGTGTATTTCAAATGGTGACCACACCTGATGTATTAATGAGACTTTCACTTCTGCATCAGAAGCCTGCTGGGAACAAAGCCCACTAGCCACAGTGGCCATGGAGATCATGTAGCAagcagattttaatttcttttgaagcTAGAATTAGTGTAGTGGCTCAACACATCATTTAGTCAAACTAATAAGCCTAACAAGGAGGGAGATGATATCAGCCAGCACTATCTTTATTCACTCCCTATTCATTCCTTTATTCACACCTACAGGAATTGCAGGAATGGAATTTTAGTCTTGGAAAAATGAAGGTAATTTTCAGTAATCAGTCTCTGACCTTTAAATTCAGTGAACACAGGTCAGTTGCTGCATTTTGCTAGCTCTTCTCTGAGGTGCAGGTTGTAGCAGCTGTCAAAACCTGGAAGCAGTAGTAGGTGGCTCAGCTCAGTTTGGGAAGATGGGTGGATAGGGTGCTTGGTACCATTTTGCTGACCCAGAGGGCAGTGTGTGAGTCACAGAATTGCTTGGTGCAAGGCTGTCTGAAGACATTGGGTCACCAAATAGCCAGAGCATTAGCTGGCTGAATATTTGAGTCTCTGCCTCTTAGATGCCTTGCCACTGAGGGAGATCCACCACAAAGTACTGACATCCCCTGTGCACTGAAGGGGGAACCAACTCCAAGCCCAGTACAGAATAGAGGGGACAACAAAGAGACTAAAATGATCAGTCGGCAGTACGAAGGGAGTCAGAAAGCAGTGAGAAATTAATGTACTCCCCACTTCAGCCTACTGTTTAGATCCTTGCCTAGGAAAAGTGGGACTTTGGCTCTAGTTTCTGTGCTGGTGTCAAACTCCTACACCAGTGTGCCCACCTCACTGCCTTAACCTTCTCAGTCTTCTCACTGAGAAGAGTCACTTTGATAAGACTTTTTGACTCATAGAGGAGAGGAATTATTTAACAGCATCTTGCAAATATGCAAGGCAGTTCTGAGCTTTGCCATGGCTATGCATGTATGCCAAGGATCTGCAGAACTGCAGCCACTGAGAAGCACTGATCTGTGTAAactgaaggagagaaaagattCAGTTCAGCTTGTCTTCCATCACATGAACTGAAAAACTCTTGCATTGTGCAGCAGCAGGCAATCTGTAAGCAGTGGCCTCCTGAAGTGTAGCAATGGCTAAATTAATCTGAGGGGCACTGGATTACACAGCATCCCTGAAATCAAACTATAGGAGAGGCGTTGCTGCCTACCATATCCCGAGGGCCAAGGATAAGCACTTTCCCTGGAAACTAAATGGAGAACAGGTCTTCACTTAGATATAACAAGATAAAATAAACTGTCTCAGGGGTTGTTTTTGAGAGGCTTTCCCTAAAATATATGGGACCAAAAAAAAGCTGAGTTGATGTGAGCTTTACAGAGCAAGAGGGAAATGGGTCCTGCCAGCGGGTCTTGCTTGTTGCCTCTGTGATTCTTTCTAGACTAACACAGTCAAAGTTTCCTTACTCACTTTTGGGTGGGAGTACCAGAGAAAGCAGGCTGAGATGAGGGGGGTTGAAACAATGCCATTATTACTGAAATATGGTCCTATGCCAGCTGTGTATGTGTGTTATGTATGGGTGTGTTTGAGTGTTGGATAGCTGTGAAGCAAGCCATATAATCTTGAATGCTGTCACCTGTTGAGGAGGGAATTGATCAAgtctcaaatattttattatgctGCCTCCTTTTCAGTACATTTGTTATTTCTGGACTCCTGCCCCAGTGAGGGCCAGATATAACCTAAGCAGCTGAAGTGGAATCCTAGCTCTCTTGATGACTAAAAGGATCAATCAAATCAAAAGggtttgttgttgggtttttttgtttgtttgttttgtttttgtggggttttttgttcgtttgtgggctttttgtttgtttgtttgttttcggggttttttttggcaagaTGAcaatacttttcttttaaatgattTTGTATGGAAATAAATGTTAGGTTCTTGAAGGTATGAAAATGTAGAAGAATGATTGGCCCTGCTGCTTTATCATGTCTAAgcaataaagaaattattaagaGCCAGAAGCAAAAAATGAATTGAGttttaaaggattttctttttacattagAAAGAGAACTCCTAtcaagtaatttaatttaaattttctccatttaaattttttttctgcttaaaactctgtttaaaatgtttaaatgcatATGGAAATTTGTCTGTCTTGTTTTAGAACATTTGGAAAGATACACAATTTACCAATAGCTAGTTAATATGCCAGCTAGACAATGAAGTTCTGCTGTGGCCTGCCACTTGCAGCAGCTGTACTGAGTTAAGGCTTAGGCCAAGAGATCTACTTTGGTAGGTGCCTTTGTTGCTTGCTAAATTACTTGCAGGACCTGCAGACTACTAGAATTACTGCCATTTGCCCTGAGCCTCCACAGAGTGTTGCCTGTGGCTCAGGAAGGGACTGGCTATTGAGAGATGCTGTGGTGTTGAACTGAAATTCAATGGGCTGCAAAGCCTCTTCACAAAGTCAGCGTGGCTGAACTTTGGTAGCGCACAGAAACCTAAAGTCCTTATCCATGTGTGTGTTAGGCAGAGCACTTAGTATCAGCAGGGCTGTCTACTCCTTTTATACGGAGACTGCTGGAGACAAATGTATTAAGCCTGCCTCGACAGGCAGTGACATACTGTTCCTTCCCTTTAGGATTTGCCAGGATGTTGTGCAAGTTGCATGTTGCCTCTCCTTGTCTGCTTCTCCCCAGAGAATCTCACAGGCTGCTGTGTCTGCACCACGGAGTCACTGTGAGCCTTGGGCTGTCTCCCAGTATGTGCTTAGTTTGGCAACGCTGGTCTTCCAAAGGGCTGCCACGGCACTGTGCAGTGAAAAATCATCCTCCTGGTGGAGTCTTCAGTCAGTTTCTGGCAGGGGGCTCATGAACtgcatgtctgtgtgtgcatgggGTGGCTAGAGGTAGGTGTCTGGATCAAGGTTACTGTGTTGGTGCTGTGCCCTAAGGCTGCTGGCTACCAGTAGCCCTAGGGCAGACAGCACATGCCGGTGCTGCTACCCTCTCTTCTGTGTGTTGTGCCACCCTTGTTTGGTAGGAAGatccctttcccctccttttcccctccagtGCTTGGACAGAGACCCTGGGCCCTAACCCCTTGCTTGTTTGCCTGCCATGATGTCTGTTGGCTTCTTCCAGCAGATCTGGTGAAGGTGATAGTGGAGAAAAGAGGGTGGCAGTTTTATGGTTGAAGGAGGTCACACTGAGACTTAGCATCATTAATTTACCTTCCTTTTTGCCATGCAGCACTTGAGGAAACTGtcaacttaattttttaatttgatcacCTACATAGTCATGGTTGTGTCATTTTGAGGGCAATGCTATTATTGATACTTAGCTCTTTTGCTTGGTGTTTCATCAATAGATCTCATAGCACTTTTCAAAGGAGATTGAGAGACAGTATTTCCTTTTTGCAGatgtggaaaaaatacagagaaagtgACTTCTCTTCCTTCTGGATTACCCAGCAGATCAAAGGCAAGGACATGAATAAAAACTGATCTCCCTGAATTACTGACCTGTGCTCTATCCATAGGAGGTCTGTGTACATCAAGCTGATAGCTCCCCATTACTCAGGACCACATTGAATTTTTGCAGATTCACTGACCTCTCTCCAGCCACTGAGAATCGGGATGGTAAAGGTGTAGGCAGTAACTGGAATATCTCACTAATCCCCCAAGCTGACAACAGGAGCTGCAGTTTTGGTTCATTttcctaaattaatttttggcTACATGACATGGAGGTCTGCTGCATCAGCACACTTTGCTTTATTTATATCAGCTGTGATGACTCAAATTAATGACCAAGGtaataacaaaattattttggtacTTTTGTCTGAAATCCTGTTCAGTAGCTCTCATACACCATACACTGATCCTAAGGCTCTGAGAAGACAGCCTTCAAAAAATTAAGACTTATTAATGGGACTCCAGGCAATGAGTATTTGTTGTGTGAGGCTGTTGCTTTCCTTCTCTCAGGAGGAAATGCTTCCTTCCCATTAGAGCCTGTTGGGATTGAATCCTCCAAACTTTTCTCTAGTTTGTCTCTATTAGTGGGTAAGCACCTTCTggctttctttttcagcttctaCACTTAAATTAGAAGTTCTTGATCCCTATTTTAATTCACATTAAGGGAAAACAGTAGCAGCTGCCCTCCAGTTAAGCAAACTAGACCCCATTATTTTGCCAGTGGTGAAAGGCTGTTGTATTTGCTTTTTGCTGTGAAATTCTCCTGTCTGTTTTCTTAGCAGTATCTCAGCAGTATCTAATTTAACTGAATTCCTTTACATACATGCATAGaagctttattttctgctaCAGTCCATCCCACTGTGAGGTCTAGGTGATGTGACCTGCAGGGGATTAGTGTAAGGTGTCAGGGGACTGTTTCTGGAGTGTCTGTAAAACCAGCCTGCAGAAATGTGAGACCATGACACCACACTGGGAAGAAGAGAAGCCCTGAGCTGACCTTTACCTTCCCTGATAGTCCTCTTGGCAAGTGTCAGGGGATATACTTGCCCTCTGTCCATGAAGGACAAACAACATCCTGTCTCAGGGACCTGTGGCTTCTTGTCCATCAAAGGAGGCATTATGTGACAGTGTTAAATAGGGGAGGCCTGGAACCCCAGCTCAAAAAGGAGGCACGTGGCAGAGATCAGTTCTTCAGCAGCTCTTGGGAAGCTTATGGATTCTTCAAGTAGAAGGCCCTTCAAAAGGTC
This window contains:
- the SLC8A3 gene encoding sodium/calcium exchanger 3 isoform X4 → MAWLSLQPVTSAFLHFGLVTFVLFLHGLQVNAGLTGDSTSTVQNSSCSGSFDCKEGVILPIWYPENPSLGDKIARVIVYFVALIYMFLGVSIIADRFMASIEVITSQEKEITIKKPNGETTTTTIRIWNETVSNLTLMALGSSAPEILLSLIEVCGHGFIAGDLGPSTIVGSAAFNMFIIIAICVYVIPDGETRKIKHLRVFFVTAAWSIFAYIWLYMILAVFSPGVVQVWEGLLTLFFFPLCVVLAWIADRRLLFYKYMHKKYRTDKHRGIIIESEGDHPKGIEMDGKMMNSHFLDGNLVTAEGKEVDESRKEMIRILKDLKQKHPEKDLDQLVEMANYYALSHQQKSRAFYRIQATRMMTGAGNILKKHAAEQAKRTTSLHEVRPEEPEEFISKIYFDPCSYQCLENCGAVLLTVVRKGGDMSKTIYVDYKTEDGSANAGADYEFTEGTVVLKSGETQKEFSVGIIDDDIFEEDEHFFVRLSNLRVVESEEPPELSNSPYPKAILASPCVATVTILDDDHAGIFTFECDIIHVSESIGVMEVKVLRTSGARGTVIVPFRTVEGTAKGGGEDFEDTYGELEFKNDETVKTIRVKIVDEEEYERQENFFIALGEPQWMERGISALLLTQEVAERKMTVEEEEAKRIAEMGKPILGEHPKLEVIIEESYEFKSTVDKLIRKTNLALVVGTHSWRDQFMEAITVSAGDEDEDESGEERLPSCFDYVMHFLTVFWKVLFACVPPTEYCNGWACFVVSILIIGMLTAVIGDLASHFGCTIGLKDSVTAVVFVAFGTSVPDTFASKAAAIQDMYADASITNVTGSNAVNVFLGIGLAWSVAAIYWASQGQEFQVSAGTLAFSVTLFTIFAFICVSVLLYRRRPHLGGELGGPRGCKVATTLLFVSLWLLYILFATLEAYCYIKGF
- the SLC8A3 gene encoding sodium/calcium exchanger 3 isoform X1; the protein is MAWLSLQPVTSAFLHFGLVTFVLFLHGLQVNAGLTGDSTSTVQNSSCSGSFDCKEGVILPIWYPENPSLGDKIARVIVYFVALIYMFLGVSIIADRFMASIEVITSQEKEITIKKPNGETTTTTIRIWNETVSNLTLMALGSSAPEILLSLIEVCGHGFIAGDLGPSTIVGSAAFNMFIIIAICVYVIPDGETRKIKHLRVFFVTAAWSIFAYIWLYMILAVFSPGVVQVWEGLLTLFFFPLCVVLAWIADRRLLFYKYMHKKYRTDKHRGIIIESEGDHPKGIEMDGKMMNSHFLDGNLVTAEGKEVDESRKEMIRILKDLKQKHPEKDLDQLVEMANYYALSHQQKSRAFYRIQATRMMTGAGNILKKHAAEQAKRTTSLHEVRPEEPEEFISKIYFDPCSYQCLENCGAVLLTVVRKGGDMSKTIYVDYKTEDGSANAGADYEFTEGTVVLKSGETQKEFSVGIIDDDIFEEDEHFFVRLSNLRVVESEEPPELSNSPYPKAILASPCVATVTILDDDHAGIFTFECDIIHVSESIGVMEVKVLRTSGARGTVIVPFRTVEGTAKGGGEDFEDTYGELEFKNDETVKTVHIKVIDDEEYEKTKNFFIELMSPRMVDMSLQKALLLTQEVAERKMTVEEEEAKRIAEMGKPILGEHPKLEVIIEESYEFKSTVDKLIRKTNLALVVGTHSWRDQFMEAITVSAAGDEDEDESGEERLPSCFDYVMHFLTVFWKVLFACVPPTEYCNGWACFVVSILIIGMLTAVIGDLASHFGCTIGLKDSVTAVVFVAFGTSVPDTFASKAAAIQDMYADASITNVTGSNAVNVFLGIGLAWSVAAIYWASQGQEFQVSAGTLAFSVTLFTIFAFICVSVLLYRRRPHLGGELGGPRGCKVATTLLFVSLWLLYILFATLEAYCYIKGF
- the SLC8A3 gene encoding sodium/calcium exchanger 3 isoform X3 — its product is MAWLSLQPVTSAFLHFGLVTFVLFLHGLQVNAGLTGDSTSTVQNSSCSGSFDCKEGVILPIWYPENPSLGDKIARVIVYFVALIYMFLGVSIIADRFMASIEVITSQEKEITIKKPNGETTTTTIRIWNETVSNLTLMALGSSAPEILLSLIEVCGHGFIAGDLGPSTIVGSAAFNMFIIIAICVYVIPDGETRKIKHLRVFFVTAAWSIFAYIWLYMILAVFSPGVVQVWEGLLTLFFFPLCVVLAWIADRRLLFYKYMHKKYRTDKHRGIIIESEGDHPKGIEMDGKMMNSHFLDGNLVTAEGKEVDESRKEMIRILKDLKQKHPEKDLDQLVEMANYYALSHQQKSRAFYRIQATRMMTGAGNILKKHAAEQAKRTTSLHEVRPEEPEEFISKIYFDPCSYQCLENCGAVLLTVVRKGGDMSKTIYVDYKTEDGSANAGADYEFTEGTVVLKSGETQKEFSVGIIDDDIFEEDEHFFVRLSNLRVVESEEPPELSNSPYPKAILASPCVATVTILDDDHAGIFTFECDIIHVSESIGVMEVKVLRTSGARGTVIVPFRTVEGTAKGGGEDFEDTYGELEFKNDETVKTVHIKVIDDEEYEKTKNFFIELMSPRMVDMSLQKALLLTQEVAERKMTVEEEEAKRIAEMGKPILGEHPKLEVIIEESYEFKSTVDKLIRKTNLALVVGTHSWRDQFMEAITVSAGDEDEDESGEERLPSCFDYVMHFLTVFWKVLFACVPPTEYCNGWACFVVSILIIGMLTAVIGDLASHFGCTIGLKDSVTAVVFVAFGTSVPDTFASKAAAIQDMYADASITNVTGSNAVNVFLGIGLAWSVAAIYWASQGQEFQVSAGTLAFSVTLFTIFAFICVSVLLYRRRPHLGGELGGPRGCKVATTLLFVSLWLLYILFATLEAYCYIKGF
- the SLC8A3 gene encoding sodium/calcium exchanger 3 isoform X5; this encodes MAWLSLQPVTSAFLHFGLVTFVLFLHGLQVNAGLTGDSTSTVQNSSCSGSFDCKEGVILPIWYPENPSLGDKIARVIVYFVALIYMFLGVSIIADRFMASIEVITSQEKEITIKKPNGETTTTTIRIWNETVSNLTLMALGSSAPEILLSLIEVCGHGFIAGDLGPSTIVGSAAFNMFIIIAICVYVIPDGETRKIKHLRVFFVTAAWSIFAYIWLYMILAVFSPGVVQVWEGLLTLFFFPLCVVLAWIADRRLLFYKYMHKKYRTDKHRGIIIESEGDHPKGIEMDGKMMNSHFLDGNLVTAEGKEVDESRKEMIRILKDLKQKHPEKDLDQLVEMANYYALSHQQKSRAFYRIQATRMMTGAGNILKKHAAEQAKRTTSLHEVRPEEPEEFISKIYFDPCSYQCLENCGAVLLTVVRKGGDMSKTIYVDYKTEDGSANAGADYEFTEGTVVLKSGETQKEFSVGIIDDDIFEEDEHFFVRLSNLRVVESEEPPELSNSPYPKAILASPCVATVTILDDDHAGIFTFECDIIHVSESIGVMEVKVLRTSGARGTVIVPFRTVEGTAKGGGEDFEDTYGELEFKNDETVKTIRVKIVDEEEYERQENFFIALGEPQWMERGISEVAERKMTVEEEEAKRIAEMGKPILGEHPKLEVIIEESYEFKSTVDKLIRKTNLALVVGTHSWRDQFMEAITVSAAGDEDEDESGEERLPSCFDYVMHFLTVFWKVLFACVPPTEYCNGWACFVVSILIIGMLTAVIGDLASHFGCTIGLKDSVTAVVFVAFGTSVPDTFASKAAAIQDMYADASITNVTGSNAVNVFLGIGLAWSVAAIYWASQGQEFQVSAGTLAFSVTLFTIFAFICVSVLLYRRRPHLGGELGGPRGCKVATTLLFVSLWLLYILFATLEAYCYIKGF
- the SLC8A3 gene encoding sodium/calcium exchanger 3 isoform X2, producing MAWLSLQPVTSAFLHFGLVTFVLFLHGLQVNAGLTGDSTSTVQNSSCSGSFDCKEGVILPIWYPENPSLGDKIARVIVYFVALIYMFLGVSIIADRFMASIEVITSQEKEITIKKPNGETTTTTIRIWNETVSNLTLMALGSSAPEILLSLIEVCGHGFIAGDLGPSTIVGSAAFNMFIIIAICVYVIPDGETRKIKHLRVFFVTAAWSIFAYIWLYMILAVFSPGVVQVWEGLLTLFFFPLCVVLAWIADRRLLFYKYMHKKYRTDKHRGIIIESEGDHPKGIEMDGKMMNSHFLDGNLVTAEGKEVDESRKEMIRILKDLKQKHPEKDLDQLVEMANYYALSHQQKSRAFYRIQATRMMTGAGNILKKHAAEQAKRTTSLHEVRPEEPEEFISKIYFDPCSYQCLENCGAVLLTVVRKGGDMSKTIYVDYKTEDGSANAGADYEFTEGTVVLKSGETQKEFSVGIIDDDIFEEDEHFFVRLSNLRVVESEEPPELSNSPYPKAILASPCVATVTILDDDHAGIFTFECDIIHVSESIGVMEVKVLRTSGARGTVIVPFRTVEGTAKGGGEDFEDTYGELEFKNDETVKTIRVKIVDEEEYERQENFFIALGEPQWMERGISALLLTQEVAERKMTVEEEEAKRIAEMGKPILGEHPKLEVIIEESYEFKSTVDKLIRKTNLALVVGTHSWRDQFMEAITVSAAGDEDEDESGEERLPSCFDYVMHFLTVFWKVLFACVPPTEYCNGWACFVVSILIIGMLTAVIGDLASHFGCTIGLKDSVTAVVFVAFGTSVPDTFASKAAAIQDMYADASITNVTGSNAVNVFLGIGLAWSVAAIYWASQGQEFQVSAGTLAFSVTLFTIFAFICVSVLLYRRRPHLGGELGGPRGCKVATTLLFVSLWLLYILFATLEAYCYIKGF